In Sphingobacterium sp. PCS056, the following proteins share a genomic window:
- a CDS encoding helix-turn-helix domain-containing protein, with the protein MAKTVNKELAKFISDRFNEMMKATELELEVFAAYAKIGYRNFRTYHSRTIRISVETLKKICDAYQITLTDFFNSDQALSINPKVIKHAQEFQIKYVLAKNKLLKDEGDKFVTKPIGSGNKWERDMMKYIIFHTDYFNTSRSIAEMAIDFAKDFELVLESGRIYELLRKYVDHEIKREKSTRINHDHSTSNRMIFLYKKA; encoded by the coding sequence ATGGCAAAAACAGTCAATAAAGAGTTAGCAAAATTTATTTCAGACCGTTTCAATGAAATGATGAAAGCAACAGAATTGGAACTTGAAGTATTTGCTGCATATGCAAAGATTGGATACCGTAATTTCAGAACTTACCATAGCAGAACCATTCGAATTTCGGTCGAAACATTGAAAAAGATATGCGACGCTTATCAAATTACGCTTACTGATTTTTTCAATTCCGATCAAGCATTGTCCATTAATCCAAAGGTCATTAAACATGCCCAAGAATTTCAAATAAAATACGTGCTTGCCAAAAATAAGCTGTTAAAAGATGAGGGAGATAAATTTGTTACCAAACCCATCGGATCCGGCAACAAATGGGAACGTGATATGATGAAATACATTATTTTTCATACAGATTATTTCAACACATCAAGGTCAATTGCCGAAATGGCTATCGATTTTGCAAAAGATTTTGAACTTGTCCTCGAATCTGGTCGTATTTATGAATTACTCCGCAAATACGTGGATCATGAAATAAAAAGAGAAAAATCCACACGCATTAATCATGATCATTCTACTTCAAATAGAATGATATTCCTTTATAAAAAAGCATAG